The Aquila chrysaetos chrysaetos chromosome 11, bAquChr1.4, whole genome shotgun sequence sequence TGTTGTAATACATCCAACCCCTGCTCCCTGTGTGCTACTGCAGAGCGAGACAAAGAGATGTGCTCCGGGGGGGGAAATCTGCTGGTACgatctgctttcctcttttcccctctcctccccttttgCCTGCGAGGACGTGCTTGTTTCTAGGACCTGTTTCTCATGTTCTGCAGCAATACCAGAAGACAATGACTGGGGAAGCAACTGGCAAGAGCTTGAGCTGGATGCATTGCCTGCGTCTGAACCTACCATATGTTCAGAGactgcctctgctctgccagcctggGATATCTATACATTCATCCTGCTTTCCTGTCCCCTCAGGTGCAGCCATATGCAGTGCCTCAGCCCTGGCGCAGTTCACCAGACGGGCCCGTTGGTGGTGATGGGCTGGTTCTGTCCCTGGCACCATCTACAGCCTTGTGGCAATGGGAGGAACATGCTTGGCTTTTGCCTTGGTGAAACATTCAACCCAAAATGAATGGCCTGAACTTCACCTCTGCTAACGATTGCCCCAAATGAGTTGTGTGGGCTTCAGGCTTTCCAGTGCTGTTTTCCTATCTTGTGTGGCTTGACTCGGAAGATGGCAGCATCTCTCCTCAAGGAAGTCTGGTAACATATGGTGCCTTATGCTGTCTCATCTGCTCTGGCTGCCCCTCCATCTCTGGGGCGGAGCAGGGATGCATTGACCCTGCCTcttctgctgccactgctgGCCAGCTTGGGTAATACATGACTGTGGGACTTCGCAGCAGCTTCAGATGGTCGGTCTTTCCTCTCTGTCTGCAAACTCCTAAGGCCCAGTTGGTGCTCTGTTCCAAGATACCAGCTCTTCTTCAAACCCAGCCACAGCAGGAGCCAGGGACCAGGACCCTGCCCCAGTGAGAGGCCAGCTGAAGGAGCTGAGCACCAATTCCAGCTTCCAGGGAGGTTATGCATGAGCATGCTTCCTTGTGCTCTGAGGGTGGCAGGAAGGGTACTGCTGTCACCAGGAGGAGAGGTTTCTCCAGTTCTTGCTGTACACACCTGGTGCACAGGGATTCTGGCACAGCCATGTGTCTTGCAGATCCCAGCCTGGGGAGCGCTGAGCTGAGGTTTTGCACTGGGGGCTCATGTCTTCACCTGCCAAAGGCTTGGGCAAACAGTACCCTCCTGGTGCAGAGCAGCCTTTGAAGGATGCTGatgggcagaggagcaggaagggTGTCTGTATGTCACGATGGAAGGCAGCTCAGCCAGCTGGAGCCCATGGCTAATGGCAGGAGAGCAGTGGGCAGCCATGGCATTGGCCCCACCAGACCCTGCAGTGCCCTCCCCAGGGGAAGGGTACCAGGGCAGAGAGGGCATGGGCAGCGTATGTTGTAGCTGTGGTGTTCAAAATGTCTGCTGGAAGTACTTTTGACTTGCCAGGTCCCCTTTTTCCTGTGGGAGGGGGGAGTTGCATCTCTTTGACCCTCCACCTGCTTGATGTTGCTGGCTTGCAGCAGGCCCTTTGCAGCAGAAACACGGCCTATCCTcgctccagcagcagccagttTGGTTGAATTTTGAGACAAAGGTAGGCTTTTTAGAACAGAAGCACTGCTGGAGGTGATGTTGACTTGTCTCCATGTTATATACACTGGGGTTGGGCACTACCCAGTGCTTGCATAAAACCCTAGGCATCAGGCTGGGTGGACAGGGTAGATTCTGCCAGCCTGCAGATGACAAGAAGGAAGGGCATGAGGGGAACCACTAGAAGCAATAACCAGGCATCTCACAGCTTGCGTGCAGTGATCAGAGTGAGATCCCAGTGCAGGGAGCAGGAAGGCCATTCAGGCCAGAATTCTTCCCTTTGGATCTGAGCCTTGGTGGGCGGCCAGGTGGATGCATGGATTTGTCGTTAGTGGCTGTCACTCTGGCTAAATGTCATCCTCCTCTGGTTGGGTATGCATCAGCCACCTCCTACCTGTGTGGTCTGAGGGACACTGGGGGATGCTCCTGCAGTTTGAAGTCCTGCAGCAACATGTGCATGATTCTCAGTGCCTTCTGCAAAAGCTTCCTCCATCCCTCTCTGTTTCCCCAGCCACCACTTCAGAAGCCTGAGCAGGTGTGCAAGAGGAGGGAATCACCGTGGCTTTAACACCCTAGTTTGGGCTTTGCTTCTCTCTGAGCTGGGAGCTGTAGAGCAGGAACATGGGTGCAACCAGGAATGTGGGATTGAAgtgggtttttcttctccattcaAAAGGCTGGTGTGGTCCTGTGACTAAAGGGGTCTGCCACTGGATCTGCACCTTCTTCAAGGAAACAGAATACGTATGTTTGAGTTTACATGCACAGTGTTAAGTTCTTTTgataaagcagaataaaattattttgttaccATTTCCTTGGTGGCTTTATGCATCCTAGGGCTGGTGTCACTGTAGgcaggtggagggggggggcatCTATGCCTCTCACCCTGCAGTAACGCTGCGTCTAGTTGCGTGTCCCCAGCTGCCGTGACTGCCACCCTAGGAGCTCTGTAAGCAGCCTGGGCTCAAAGAAAACCACATGATGGTGCTGAGCAGCAGGGGCAGCACATAGtgttctgctctgtttctgctgtCCTCCTCTGAAGCTCATGGTGGGAAGGGAGCTCTGCTGGCCCTTGGGCCCCCACCGTAGCTGCCCTGTTAGCTTGCATGCTGCCAGTGCGGGAGCATGTCCCAAGCAGGCAtggctgctctgtgccagcagTGTCCTTGGGGACTGCGGACAGGCCCCTGAGCACTGATGTCGCCTGCAAGCATGAATGCTTGTCTTGGACCAGGGTGatgggagcagagctggtggtGGGAGTCGCAGTGGCTGGTCGTCGGTCACAGAGAAAACCCAGGATCTGTTTTGGCAGCTGAGGGTGGGGGTCACAGGGACTTgctgcagcaccctgcagcccctgtgACAGCCTCGCTCTGTGCACCTGGCAGGAAGTGCTGCCATTTGGCCCCCGTGGCTCCAGCACAGGATCTGGGGGCTCAGCTCAAGCCCTTCTTCCCCCTGGCTCCACCCATGCCCAGGAGCTCTGGGCAGCTCACTGCCTGCTGCCGCCCTCTTGCCCCACTGCCTGTGCTGCCCACTTCTGCCGAGAGACACTCCACAACACCACTACCTTCGGTCTTTATTGGTATAAAAGCCTTCAAcctaaattatataaaaaatggGTAGGCTGGGTTTCACAACAGATGGCTCAAAATGGTCACATAAGGGTCAAAGTTAATGGCTACAGTAAAAAGGCTCCCAGGAAATTCCCTTTCAGGAGAACGGTAACTCAAGTGATAACCTCAGAGAGAAAAGCCCTACAGGGAAGCCAAGCCCAGCTTGGACCTGCCAAAGCCCCTAGCGAGACCCCCGTGTGACTGTCCCCAGCCAGGGCGGTGGCCCTGGGGCACTGTCCCTGCGCTGCAACACTTCTGCCCTGGCCAGCCTGGTGGGCGATGCCAGGAACTCCTCGTCACAGCCCCAGCAGCGAAGGCGCAGGAGGAGCAGGACACATTCAGGTCATtgggagagaaggcagcagctctcAGGGCGCAGGAGAGCCTGGACCAGCTTGGGGCTGGCCTCAAAACCAGAGCTGGCATCGTCCCTGCTCCTGGTCTCCTCACGAAGTGCCCAGCTGACAGCTCTCCCTGGGCCAGCCACGAGGCTACAAAGTCTGTTAAGGCACAACTCAAATATCTGTAAACACTGGTGCACTCCCGGGGGAGGGTCTGGTGAGCAATTCAAGTAAGGGTGGAAGCCAGAGGGCGGCTCCACAGCTGTGCCACCCAAGCGCCAGAGCCAGCAACTCCTCAGCCGCGGTGGCGGATGGAGCATCCTTGGTCACCTCCTGGCTGGGGGCGGCTTCAGGGCCACCTTCGGGGGGACGCTCTGCTGAAAGACCGAGGGGGGTGTCATTGGAGAGCACGGGAGGGCTGGTCCTGGCGGCCCCTCACCACAGCACTGCACCTTGCTCTTCAGTGCTGGGAGAGGCTTGCTGGGCGGCTTTGGCTTCGCctggtgggaggagaggagagaccCGAGTCCCTCGCCTGGGCGCCAAGGAAGGACCCAGCGAGGGACAGGGGGCAGAGGAaggccccccctccccatcatCAGTCGCCTGGGCCTCCCCATGGATGTACCCCACACGTCTGGGGCTGGTCAGGCCAGGGGAGGCTGGCGGGGGCGATGTCTGAGAGCAGCCCCCAGCTGCAGGAAGGACAGGCCACCCCGCTGCGAGGCAGCAGTGGCTTTTGGAGGAGTGGTTACCTGCAGGGGCTGTCCTGGAGAGGCTGGAGATGTCACCTGGGGGGCTGGCGCTGGCAGCTGCAGGGTCAGCAAAACCCAGGGTGAGAGGCCGCCCTCCCACCCAGGCCATGGGGGCTGCCCCGCTCCGGGGCTTTGTTCAGCTCCCTTACCTGTGGGGCCGGGCGGCAGGGCCTGAGGGTCTTGGCGTCCCGCAGGGCTGCCGTGCTGCTGAGCAGGCTGGGATGGCCGATATCATGGCGGGACAGCTGGCAGCGGGGGGGTCGCGTCCGGCCACCCTCCTGGAATAGTGGGTTGGCGAGGCCAGCAGCAGGCCCACTGGAGGTCCTGTGGGGCACAGGGACAATGGGGGACTGCTCCAGGCACACCCCGAGCTCAGCCTGTGTGGCCATGGCTCAACACCTCTGTGGGGCGGGGGCAATTACCCTTTCTGAAAGTGCCTCGTCCCCCTGCCTCTGAGGAGCACAACCCCACTGCTGAGCAGGATGCCAGAGAGCCCCAGCACGGCCAGCACAGCCACCAAGACCACGCCGCTGCTCCCTGTGGAGACCCAGTTGGCATCGGGAcaggcacccccccccccaagccagGGATGCCCCGTGGGGATGGAGCAGCGCCTACCAGCACCACAGCAGGGTGCCGaccccctccccaggctcccTTTCTGGCACACGCACCAGGCCAAGGGAGCTGGTGCCGGCCACGCACAGGGGGTGCCGTACCTGCTGCCATCCCCGAAATCTTCTGTTCGCAGTAGGGTGCTGCCCAGCCTGGCTCGCAGTGACACTCCCGCTTGTGGTTGCACACCTGAGATAAGGAAGGAAAGCGTCAGGGTGGTGGACATCCCGTAGGGGCTGGGACCACTGCCCAGGCCCCACAGCTGTTCTGGGAGAGGACAATCCCACAGCATACCCCATGGTTGTTGCACTTGGCCGAGCAGTTCTTGTTGCCATAGACCAGGAGGTTCTGGCAGCGCCCAGCATAGCAGacctggggacaggcaggggaggtCTGAGGCTGCCCCGGGTCCCCACAGCCGGTGGTcaccccccaccaccactcCAGCACGGCAGCCAGCACACTCACCATCTCCTCGCCGCACTTGGCACCTGTGGGCACCAGCCTAAGCTTGGCCACCACCTCGTTGGCATCGTTGCTAGCAATGACGGCCTTGCACTTGAAGCGGCCAAAAAAGAGGGAGTAGGAGCCATCACCAAGGACGGGGCTGGTGTTGTCACTCAGGCACAACAGCGTGCCACACTTCACATCCCTGTGGGAGAAGCAGCCATAAGCACCAGTggtgggggtggcagggggctGGGAAGCTTCACTTGCCCCTGCAATGCTGTCGCCGGACATGGAtaccaccccccaccccacctccaACCCCCAAGCTCCTTActtggggctgcagggccgCTTCCCATACTCAGTGAGGCAGTGGAGGTGAAGATGTTGCTCGCTGTTGTGCTTAAAGCAGACATCAGGAGCCACCTGGGCCTCTGTGGGATAGACAGAAAGCATCACATGGAGCCAGAGCCCACAGCAAGCCAGTGGTGCCAGCACCGGTGGCCACACTTTAGGGTCAAGAGCCATAGCATGCCAGCTAGGGATGCAGGAAGGGACCACAGCCGAGGAATTCCCTGGCCCGAGGAGCCGGGGCTCCAAGCACATCAACCAGCACATGGGATGAGGAGGGTGGGCAGGGTGGAGGAGTCGCTACCTGCACCCCACAGTGCGCGGCACTGCTCGCCATGTGAGGGGCAGGCCCCATTGTAGCAGTAGCCATTGCCATTCTGGCAGGGGATGCCATTCTCCTGGAATACGTCCTCTGGGCACTCAGCGCTGAGGCCAGTGCAGTGCTCAGTCAGGTCGCAGTCGTTCTTGCTGGCCCGGCAGAGTGCACCAGCAGCCTTCACCTGCACAGAAAAGGGGATGTTGGTACTGCCTCAATGCTCTTGCATCCTCAGATCCACGCAGGCAGCACCCTGGTCTTCATAACATCTCCCAGCACCCCACAGATCCAGACACGGCAGCTTGTGCCACGCTGGCACAAAGACATTTGCTATTGACTGAACTACTGCATAGGAAGGAGACACCATCAGGCCTCAGATGGGGTCTTCCCATAGTTAAATCTCTCCCTGCAGGCAACAccttgtgctttgcttttagtCTGGACTTGTCCCAGGGTCCTCTTCTAGCCCCGTCTCTTCACATCAAGGCATTTCTTATGCCTGTGTGCAGGAACCAATGCATGTAATGCAACTTTCTCTTGGATGAATGGAGCAGGTTGGTTTCCTGGACCAGAAATGGACCATGTTGACCTCTTCTGAACATTGCCCAATTCTTCAACAGCTTTCATCCTGCACCTAACCTAACAGAGCCAGGGGACCTGGGCTCCAGGATGCCAGAAACAGAGGCTGCTTCACCTTCCCAGCCAATTCCACCCGAGATGCTGACTGTCTGTGTAGTGAGAGCATCGAATGGAAAGTGTGATTTTCCCCACCCACAAACCATTGGGTATGTTTGGCTCTGGGCAGGCTGCTACGGAGGTCCTTCAGGCTCTCCAACAGGCTATGGACACACCTCGCCTCTACTGTGAAGTTCTGGAGGAGCCCGGGGCAGGACTGCACACCCAccagctcccttccctgccaagCTGGTTGCCCTGCTGGCAGCAGTACCTTGCAGTCCTGGCAGCAGTCCCCCCGGGCGCACTCGGCTCCCTCTCTCAGCTGGCAAGTGGTGGCATTGCAGCAGCGGTCGGAGCACTCCTGCAAGACGGGGAGGGACCGAAACACTCCCAAAAgacccttttcttcccttctgggGGGACCCAGTTGCCACCTCACCAGATGCCAACGGCAGTGTAGGTGCCACGGACTGAACCATGGGGCAAAACCACAGCATCATCCCAGGTGTGAACCATTCCTGCCTCCTCTTTATCCCCCATTACCAACACCAAACCAAAGGACCAGAAGAGATTTTTCGGAAAATGGTGCCTGACCTGGGCCCCTGCTCTCTGGTAGCACCCTTTGCACATCTccaggaaggagaaaacaggaGGATCTCTGTGCATTCTGCATTGGGGGAGCATCCCTTCAGGTCCCAGAGCACGGCTGTGACCCAGGGATTTATCCCAAAGACATCGCCTGGCCATTTGTCTCAAATCTCCCCCCTCAATGCAGTGATGGGCTGCTAGGGATGAGGAAAAGCTGATCATGGCTCCTGAAAGGACAACATGCCATGATGTCCCCCTCCTTGGATCACCTCTTTGGAGGATATGTTGGGGGGATGTCCATCTTTCCTAGGCATCTGCCTGCTAAAATCACAGCCAGCTATGTGAAGGGGGGGCACACATCCAAGTTAACAAATATCCTCCAcaagttatttttcagcagaagcatCAGGAACATGAGGAAGATGAGTCTTGCAAAGCACGATGTCCATGGAAGAGGCTTGCACAACCTTTTCCAAGTCTGAATTACAGGTCTGAGGTCCCTGCCGCTCACCCACCTTCCCGGGCTCTCAGAGAGCATCCCTACCTCTGGCGTGCCACAGTCGCACTGCTCTCCCCGCTCCACAAACTGGTTCCCGCACACAGGCCCCCCGTACAGCTCATCTGCCCTAGGGACGTTCAGCAGGCAGCTGGTCCTGGGGTCCCCGAGGAACTGCCACATGTCCTGCTCACTGCAGCGGCTGAAGAGCTTGGGGTAAACCAAGCTGAAGGGGCACAAAAACAGGCAGTCATGAGCAGAGATGAGAGCCCGAGGACCCTCACACCCACCAGGCCAGGGAGAAGC is a genomic window containing:
- the ADAM8 gene encoding disintegrin and metalloproteinase domain-containing protein 8 isoform X5, with amino-acid sequence MQSIYPDHVLYSIRAEGRDYLLRLEKNKELLGQHYTETHYSANGTEITEKPDIQQQDHCFYQGHVQGYADSAVSISTCSGLSGFFQVNETTFLLEPLEEDAAGWHAVYRAAHLRGKHSTCRESGATLEYDHEPKIPAAMKLYRWKSAPLHKGPRYVELVLVVDNEEFRKHKDLRTVQNRMKEIVNHVDKLYQPLRLRVALIGLEVWSHKDKIVVSPNPEVTLDNFLHWREAELLRRKPHDNAQLITGIDFHGTTVGLAKKLVMCTRDSGGVNQDHSMNPIGAASTMAHEMGHNLGMSHDEDVADCRCPVPKADGGCVMAASVGLVYPKLFSRCSEQDMWQFLGDPRTSCLLNVPRADELYGGPVCGNQFVERGEQCDCGTPEECSDRCCNATTCQLREGAECARGDCCQDCKVKAAGALCRASKNDCDLTEHCTGLSAECPEDVFQENGIPCQNGNGYCYNGACPSHGEQCRALWGAEAQVAPDVCFKHNSEQHLHLHCLTEYGKRPCSPKDVKCGTLLCLSDNTSPVLGDGSYSLFFGRFKCKAVIASNDANEVVAKLRLVPTGAKCGEEMVCYAGRCQNLLVYGNKNCSAKCNNHGVCNHKRECHCEPGWAAPYCEQKISGMAAGSSGVVLVAVLAVLGLSGILLSSGVVLLRGRGTRHFQKGTSSGPAAGLANPLFQEGGRTRPPRCQLSRHDIGHPSLLSSTAALRDAKTLRPCRPAPQLPAPAPQVTSPASPGQPLQAKPKPPSKPLPALKSKVQCCGEGPPGPALPCSPMTPPSVFQQSVPPKVALKPPPARR
- the ADAM8 gene encoding disintegrin and metalloproteinase domain-containing protein 8 isoform X2 produces the protein MAPVLVPLRRLLLLLLLLLVVHGATARLEEKLAHVETYETVLPRKVPAPQGKRDLSAPLSIYPDHVLYSIRAEGRDYLLRLEKNKELLGQHYTETHYSANGTEITEKPDIQQDHCFYQGHVQGYADSAVSISTCSGLSGFFQVNETTFLLEPLEEDAAGWHAVYRAAHLRGKHSTCRESGATLEYDHEPKIPAAMKLYRWKSAPLHKGPRYVELVLVVDNEEFRKHKDLRTVQNRMKEIVNHVDKLYQPLRLRVALIGLEVWSHKDKIVVSPNPEVTLDNFLHWREAELLRRKPHDNAQLITGIDFHGTTVGLAKKLVMCTRDSGGVNQDHSMNPIGAASTMAHEMGHNLGMSHDEDVADCRCPVPKADGGCVMAASVGLVYPKLFSRCSEQDMWQFLGDPRTSCLLNVPRADELYGGPVCGNQFVERGEQCDCGTPEECSDRCCNATTCQLREGAECARGDCCQDCKVKAAGALCRASKNDCDLTEHCTGLSAECPEDVFQENGIPCQNGNGYCYNGACPSHGEQCRALWGAEAQVAPDVCFKHNSEQHLHLHCLTEYGKRPCSPKDVKCGTLLCLSDNTSPVLGDGSYSLFFGRFKCKAVIASNDANEVVAKLRLVPTGAKCGEEMVCYAGRCQNLLVYGNKNCSAKCNNHGVCNHKRECHCEPGWAAPYCEQKISGMAAGSSGVVLVAVLAVLGLSGILLSSGVVLLRGRGTRHFQKGTSSGPAAGLANPLFQEGGRTRPPRCQLSRHDIGHPSLLSSTAALRDAKTLRPCRPAPQLPAPAPQVTSPASPGQPLQAKPKPPSKPLPALKSKVQCCGEGPPGPALPCSPMTPPSVFQQSVPPKVALKPPPARR
- the ADAM8 gene encoding disintegrin and metalloproteinase domain-containing protein 8 isoform X3, translated to MAPVLVPLRRLLLLLLLLLVVHGATARLEEKLAHVETYETVLPRKVPAPQGKRDLSAPLSIYPDHVLYSIRAEGRDYLLRLEKNKELLGQHYTETHYSANGTEITEKPDIQDHCFYQGHVQGYADSAVSISTCSGLSGFFQVNETTFLLEPLEEDAAGWHAVYRAAHLRGKHSTCRESGATLEYDHEPKIPAAMKLYRWKSAPLHKGPRYVELVLVVDNEEFRKHKDLRTVQNRMKEIVNHVDKLYQPLRLRVALIGLEVWSHKDKIVVSPNPEVTLDNFLHWREAELLRRKPHDNAQLITGIDFHGTTVGLAKKLVMCTRDSGGVNQDHSMNPIGAASTMAHEMGHNLGMSHDEDVADCRCPVPKADGGCVMAASVGLVYPKLFSRCSEQDMWQFLGDPRTSCLLNVPRADELYGGPVCGNQFVERGEQCDCGTPEECSDRCCNATTCQLREGAECARGDCCQDCKVKAAGALCRASKNDCDLTEHCTGLSAECPEDVFQENGIPCQNGNGYCYNGACPSHGEQCRALWGAEAQVAPDVCFKHNSEQHLHLHCLTEYGKRPCSPKDVKCGTLLCLSDNTSPVLGDGSYSLFFGRFKCKAVIASNDANEVVAKLRLVPTGAKCGEEMVCYAGRCQNLLVYGNKNCSAKCNNHGVCNHKRECHCEPGWAAPYCEQKISGMAAGSSGVVLVAVLAVLGLSGILLSSGVVLLRGRGTRHFQKGTSSGPAAGLANPLFQEGGRTRPPRCQLSRHDIGHPSLLSSTAALRDAKTLRPCRPAPQLPAPAPQVTSPASPGQPLQAKPKPPSKPLPALKSKVQCCGEGPPGPALPCSPMTPPSVFQQSVPPKVALKPPPARR
- the ADAM8 gene encoding disintegrin and metalloproteinase domain-containing protein 8 isoform X4 codes for the protein MAPVLVPLRRLLLLLLLLLVVHGATARLEEKLAHVETYETVLPRKVPAPQGKRDLSAPLSIYPDHVLYSIRAEGRDYLLRLEKNKELLGQHYTETHYSANGTEITEKPDIQQQDHCFYQGHVQGYADSAVSISTCSGLSGFFQVNETTFLLEPLEEDAAGWHAVYRAAHLRGKHSTCRESGATLEYDHEPKIPAAMKLYRWKSAPLHKGPRYVELVLVVDNEEFRKHKDLRTVQNRMKEIVNHVDKLYQPLRLRVALIGLEVWSHKDKIVVSPNPEVTLDNFLHWREAELLRRKPHDNAQLITGIDFHGTTVGLAKKLVMCTRDSGGVNQDHSMNPIGAASTMAHEMGHNLGMSHDEDVADCRCPVPKADGGCVMAASVGLVYPKLFSRCSEQDMWQFLGDPRTSCLLNVPRADELYGGPVCGNQFVERGEQCDCGTPEECSDRCCNATTCQLREGAECARGDCCQDCKVKAAGALCRASKNDCDLTEHCTGLSAECPEDVFQENGIPCQNGNGYCYNGACPSHGEQCRALWGAEAQVAPDVCFKHNSEQHLHLHCLTEYGKRPCSPKDVKCGTLLCLSDNTSPVLGDGSYSLFFGRFKCKAVIASNDANEVVAKLRLVPTGAKCGEEMVCYAGRCQNLLVYGNKNCSAKCNNHGVCNHKRECHCEPGWAAPYCEQKISGMAAGSSGVVLVAVLAVLGLSGILLSSGVVLLRGRGTRHFQKGTSSGPAAGLANPLFQEGGRTRPPRCQLSRHDIGHPSLLSSTAALRDAKTLRPCRPAPQLPAPAPQVTSPASPGQPLQQSVPPKVALKPPPARR
- the ADAM8 gene encoding disintegrin and metalloproteinase domain-containing protein 8 isoform X1, giving the protein MAPVLVPLRRLLLLLLLLLVVHGATARLEEKLAHVETYETVLPRKVPAPQGKRDLSAPLSIYPDHVLYSIRAEGRDYLLRLEKNKELLGQHYTETHYSANGTEITEKPDIQQQDHCFYQGHVQGYADSAVSISTCSGLSGFFQVNETTFLLEPLEEDAAGWHAVYRAAHLRGKHSTCRESGATLEYDHEPKIPAAMKLYRWKSAPLHKGPRYVELVLVVDNEEFRKHKDLRTVQNRMKEIVNHVDKLYQPLRLRVALIGLEVWSHKDKIVVSPNPEVTLDNFLHWREAELLRRKPHDNAQLITGIDFHGTTVGLAKKLVMCTRDSGGVNQDHSMNPIGAASTMAHEMGHNLGMSHDEDVADCRCPVPKADGGCVMAASVGLVYPKLFSRCSEQDMWQFLGDPRTSCLLNVPRADELYGGPVCGNQFVERGEQCDCGTPEECSDRCCNATTCQLREGAECARGDCCQDCKVKAAGALCRASKNDCDLTEHCTGLSAECPEDVFQENGIPCQNGNGYCYNGACPSHGEQCRALWGAEAQVAPDVCFKHNSEQHLHLHCLTEYGKRPCSPKDVKCGTLLCLSDNTSPVLGDGSYSLFFGRFKCKAVIASNDANEVVAKLRLVPTGAKCGEEMVCYAGRCQNLLVYGNKNCSAKCNNHGVCNHKRECHCEPGWAAPYCEQKISGMAAGSSGVVLVAVLAVLGLSGILLSSGVVLLRGRGTRHFQKGTSSGPAAGLANPLFQEGGRTRPPRCQLSRHDIGHPSLLSSTAALRDAKTLRPCRPAPQLPAPAPQVTSPASPGQPLQAKPKPPSKPLPALKSKVQCCGEGPPGPALPCSPMTPPSVFQQSVPPKVALKPPPARR
- the ADAM8 gene encoding disintegrin and metalloproteinase domain-containing protein 8 isoform X6 — translated: MLRRMRRCCRARCRHLRGRGTSLHHCGFFQVNETTFLLEPLEEDAAGWHAVYRAAHLRGKHSTCRESGATLEYDHEPKIPAAMKLYRWKSAPLHKGPRYVELVLVVDNEEFRKHKDLRTVQNRMKEIVNHVDKLYQPLRLRVALIGLEVWSHKDKIVVSPNPEVTLDNFLHWREAELLRRKPHDNAQLITGIDFHGTTVGLAKKLVMCTRDSGGVNQDHSMNPIGAASTMAHEMGHNLGMSHDEDVADCRCPVPKADGGCVMAASVGLVYPKLFSRCSEQDMWQFLGDPRTSCLLNVPRADELYGGPVCGNQFVERGEQCDCGTPEECSDRCCNATTCQLREGAECARGDCCQDCKVKAAGALCRASKNDCDLTEHCTGLSAECPEDVFQENGIPCQNGNGYCYNGACPSHGEQCRALWGAEAQVAPDVCFKHNSEQHLHLHCLTEYGKRPCSPKDVKCGTLLCLSDNTSPVLGDGSYSLFFGRFKCKAVIASNDANEVVAKLRLVPTGAKCGEEMVCYAGRCQNLLVYGNKNCSAKCNNHGVCNHKRECHCEPGWAAPYCEQKISGMAAGSSGVVLVAVLAVLGLSGILLSSGVVLLRGRGTRHFQKGTSSGPAAGLANPLFQEGGRTRPPRCQLSRHDIGHPSLLSSTAALRDAKTLRPCRPAPQLPAPAPQVTSPASPGQPLQAKPKPPSKPLPALKSKVQCCGEGPPGPALPCSPMTPPSVFQQSVPPKVALKPPPARR